A genome region from Pseudomonas anguilliseptica includes the following:
- the nuoJ gene encoding NADH-quinone oxidoreductase subunit J, whose translation MEFAFYFAAGVAVASTVGVITNTNPVHALLYLIVSLLAVAMTFFALGAPFAGALEIIVYAGAIMVLFVFVVMMLNLGPAAVEQERQWLRPGIWFGPALLSALLLGQLLYVLFESPSGAVLGLQTVDAKAVGIALYGPYLLVVELASMLLLGALVAAYHLGRHDAKEPTA comes from the coding sequence ATGGAATTCGCGTTCTACTTCGCCGCCGGTGTGGCGGTGGCATCGACGGTGGGGGTGATCACCAACACCAACCCGGTGCATGCCTTGCTCTATCTCATCGTCTCGCTGCTGGCGGTGGCGATGACTTTCTTCGCCCTCGGCGCGCCCTTTGCCGGAGCCCTGGAGATCATCGTTTACGCCGGCGCCATCATGGTGCTGTTCGTCTTCGTGGTGATGATGCTCAACCTCGGTCCGGCGGCGGTCGAGCAGGAGCGCCAGTGGCTGAGGCCCGGTATCTGGTTTGGGCCGGCGCTGCTTTCGGCGCTGCTGCTGGGTCAGCTGCTGTATGTGTTGTTCGAGTCGCCCAGTGGCGCAGTGCTGGGTTTGCAGACGGTTGATGCCAAGGCGGTGGGTATCGCGCTGTACGGGCCTTATCTGCTGGTGGTCGAGCTGGCCTCGATGCTGCTGCTCGGTGCACTGGTCGCGGCCTATCACCTCGGCCGTCACGATGCCAAGGAGCCAACCGCATGA
- the nuoL gene encoding NADH-quinone oxidoreductase subunit L, which translates to MNLLLLTCVFPLLGWFLLAFSRGRFSENLSALIGVGSVGLSALTAAWVIVQFNLNPPANGVFTQVLWQWMSVAGFAPSFTLYLDGLSVTMLGVVTGVGFLIHLFASWYMRGEEGYSRFFAYTNLFIFSMLLLVLGDNLLLLYFGWEGVGLCSYLLIGFYFKHTPNGNAALKAFIVTRIGDVFMAIGLFILFLHLGTLNIQELMVLAPQKYVEGDSWLWIATLMLLGGAVGKSAQLPLQTWLADAMVGPTPVSALIHAATMVTAGVYLIARTHGLFLLTPDILELVGIVGGVTLVLAGFAALVQTDIKRILAYSTMSQIGYMFLALGVGAWDAAIFHLMTHAFFKALLFLASGAVINACHHEQNIFKMGGLWKKLPLAYASFIVGGAALAALPLITAGFYSKDKILWEAFASGHQWLLYAGLAGAFLTSIYTFRLIFIAFHGEQQTEAHAGHGVAHWLPLVTLIVLSTFVGALISPPLAGVLPQSVGHAGGEAKHSLEIVSGAIAIIGIVLAALLFLGKRSFATAVAQSAPGRFLSAWWFAAWGFDWLYDKLFVQPYLLLCRLLGRDPIDRSIGLIPRLARGGNALLASSETGQVRWYATSIAGGAVLVLAVLLFLN; encoded by the coding sequence ATGAACCTTCTATTGCTGACCTGTGTCTTTCCGCTGCTGGGCTGGTTTCTCCTGGCCTTCTCGCGCGGGCGTTTCTCGGAAAACCTCTCGGCGCTGATCGGCGTGGGCTCGGTGGGCCTGTCTGCCCTGACTGCGGCCTGGGTGATCGTGCAGTTCAACCTCAATCCGCCGGCAAATGGCGTGTTCACCCAGGTGCTGTGGCAGTGGATGAGCGTGGCCGGTTTCGCGCCGAGCTTCACCCTCTACCTGGACGGCCTGTCCGTGACCATGCTCGGCGTGGTCACGGGTGTGGGCTTTCTGATCCACCTGTTCGCCAGCTGGTACATGCGCGGTGAAGAGGGCTACTCGCGGTTCTTCGCCTACACCAACCTGTTTATCTTCAGCATGTTGCTGCTGGTGCTGGGCGATAACCTGCTGCTGCTGTATTTCGGTTGGGAAGGTGTGGGGCTGTGCTCCTACCTGCTGATCGGGTTCTACTTCAAGCACACGCCGAACGGCAATGCAGCACTGAAGGCCTTTATCGTCACCCGTATCGGTGATGTATTCATGGCCATCGGCCTGTTTATCCTGTTCCTCCACTTGGGCACCCTGAATATTCAGGAGCTGATGGTGCTGGCGCCGCAGAAGTATGTGGAAGGCGACAGCTGGCTGTGGATCGCCACGCTGATGCTGCTCGGCGGCGCAGTCGGTAAATCCGCCCAACTGCCGCTGCAAACCTGGCTGGCTGACGCGATGGTGGGGCCGACTCCAGTCTCCGCACTGATCCACGCGGCCACCATGGTCACCGCCGGCGTCTACCTGATCGCCCGTACCCATGGCCTGTTCCTGCTGACGCCGGACATTCTCGAGCTGGTCGGCATCGTCGGCGGTGTGACCCTGGTGCTGGCTGGTTTTGCCGCGCTGGTGCAGACCGACATCAAGCGCATCCTCGCCTATTCGACCATGAGCCAAATCGGCTACATGTTCCTCGCCCTCGGCGTGGGTGCCTGGGACGCAGCGATCTTCCACCTGATGACCCACGCCTTCTTCAAGGCCCTGCTGTTCCTCGCTTCCGGTGCGGTGATCAACGCCTGTCACCACGAGCAGAACATCTTCAAGATGGGCGGCCTGTGGAAGAAACTGCCGTTGGCCTACGCCAGCTTTATCGTCGGCGGCGCGGCCCTGGCGGCGCTGCCGCTGATAACCGCCGGCTTCTACTCCAAGGATAAAATCCTCTGGGAAGCCTTTGCAAGTGGTCATCAGTGGTTGCTCTATGCCGGCCTGGCGGGCGCCTTCCTGACCTCGATCTACACCTTCCGCCTGATCTTCATCGCCTTTCATGGCGAGCAGCAGACCGAAGCCCATGCCGGCCATGGCGTCGCTCACTGGCTGCCGCTGGTGACGCTGATCGTGCTGTCGACCTTCGTCGGTGCGCTGATCAGCCCGCCTCTGGCCGGTGTGCTGCCGCAAAGCGTCGGGCATGCCGGCGGTGAGGCCAAGCACAGTCTGGAAATCGTCTCCGGGGCCATCGCGATCATCGGCATCGTCCTGGCTGCGCTGCTGTTCCTCGGCAAGCGTAGCTTCGCCACGGCGGTGGCGCAGAGTGCACCGGGGCGCTTCCTCTCGGCCTGGTGGTTCGCCGCCTGGGGCTTCGACTGGCTCTACGACAAGCTGTTTGTGCAGCCCTACCTGCTGCTTTGCCGGCTGCTCGGGCGTGACCCGATCGACCGCAGCATTGGCCTGATTCCGCGTCTGGCGCGAGGCGGCAACGCCTTGCTGGCCAGCAGCGAGACTGGTCAGGTGCGTTGGTATGCCACTTCGATTGCCGGGGGCGCCGTGCTGGTGCTCGCCGTCCTCCTGTTTCTGAATTAA
- the nuoI gene encoding NADH-quinone oxidoreductase subunit NuoI, with protein MFKYIWDVLVGTGTQLRSLAMVFSHGFRKRDTLQYPEEAVYLPPRYRGRIVLTRDPDGEERCVACNLCAVACPVGCISLQKAETPDGRWYPDFFRINFSRCIFCGLCEEACPTTAIQLTPDFEMGEFKRQDLVYEKEDLLISGPGKNPDYNFYRVAGMAIAGKPKGAAQNEAEPINVKGLLP; from the coding sequence ATGTTCAAATACATATGGGATGTGCTGGTCGGCACCGGCACCCAACTGCGCAGCCTGGCGATGGTGTTCAGCCATGGTTTTCGCAAGCGCGACACCCTGCAGTACCCGGAAGAAGCCGTGTACCTGCCGCCGCGCTATCGCGGGCGCATCGTGCTGACCCGCGACCCCGACGGCGAAGAGCGCTGCGTAGCCTGCAACCTGTGCGCAGTGGCCTGCCCAGTGGGCTGCATCTCGCTGCAGAAGGCGGAAACCCCGGATGGCCGCTGGTACCCGGATTTCTTCCGCATCAACTTCTCGCGCTGCATCTTCTGCGGCCTCTGTGAAGAAGCCTGCCCGACCACGGCGATCCAGCTCACCCCGGATTTCGAGATGGGCGAGTTCAAGCGCCAGGACCTGGTGTACGAGAAGGAAGACCTGCTGATCAGCGGCCCGGGCAAGAACCCGGACTACAACTTCTACCGCGTCGCCGGTATGGCCATTGCCGGCAAGCCGAAAGGCGCGGCGCAGAATGAAGCCGAACCCATCAACGTCAAAGGCCTGCTGCCCTAA
- the nuoK gene encoding NADH-quinone oxidoreductase subunit NuoK: MNAIPMEHGLALACVLFSLGLIGLMVRRNILFVLMSLEVMMNATALAFIVAGSRWAQPDGHVMYILVITLAAAEASIGLAILLQLYRRFNTLDVDAASEMRG, from the coding sequence ATGAATGCGATTCCCATGGAGCACGGCCTGGCACTGGCCTGCGTGCTGTTCAGCCTCGGCCTGATTGGCCTGATGGTGCGGCGCAATATCCTCTTCGTGCTGATGAGCCTGGAGGTGATGATGAACGCCACCGCCCTGGCCTTTATCGTGGCCGGCAGCCGTTGGGCTCAGCCTGACGGCCACGTGATGTACATTCTGGTGATCACCCTGGCGGCCGCCGAAGCCAGTATTGGCCTGGCGATCCTGTTGCAGCTGTATCGCCGCTTCAACACCCTCGATGTCGACGCTGCCAGCGAGATGCGCGGATGA
- the nuoH gene encoding NADH-quinone oxidoreductase subunit NuoH produces MSWLTPEVLDVLVAVLKAIVILLVVVVCGALLSFVERRLLGWWQDRYGPNRVGPFGMFQIAADMIKMFFKEDWTPPFADKFIFILAPMIAFSAMLIAFAIIPITPTWGVADLNIGILFFFAMAGLSVYAVLFAGWASNNKFALLGALRASAQTVSYEVFLALALMGVVAQVGSFNMRDIVDYQAENLWFIIPQFFGFCTFFIAAVAVTHRHPFDQPEAEQELADGYHIEYAGMKWGMFFVGEYVAIVTVSALLVTLFFGGWHGPFGLLPQIPFFWFALKTCFFIMIFILLRASIPRPRYDQVMAFSWKFCLPLTLINLLVTGAFVLAAAQ; encoded by the coding sequence ATGAGTTGGTTGACCCCTGAAGTGCTGGATGTGCTGGTCGCCGTACTCAAGGCCATCGTGATTCTGCTGGTGGTGGTGGTCTGTGGCGCGCTGCTGAGCTTTGTCGAACGGCGCCTGCTGGGCTGGTGGCAGGACCGCTATGGCCCCAACCGGGTCGGCCCGTTTGGCATGTTTCAGATCGCTGCCGACATGATCAAGATGTTCTTCAAGGAGGACTGGACGCCGCCGTTTGCTGACAAGTTCATCTTTATCCTGGCGCCGATGATCGCGTTCTCGGCCATGCTGATTGCCTTTGCGATCATCCCGATCACCCCGACCTGGGGCGTGGCGGACCTGAACATCGGCATCCTGTTCTTCTTCGCCATGGCCGGTTTGTCGGTGTACGCGGTGCTGTTCGCCGGCTGGGCCAGTAACAACAAGTTCGCCCTGCTCGGTGCGCTGCGTGCTTCGGCACAGACGGTGTCCTACGAGGTGTTTCTGGCGTTGGCGCTGATGGGTGTGGTGGCGCAGGTCGGCTCGTTCAACATGCGCGATATCGTCGATTACCAGGCCGAGAACCTGTGGTTCATCATTCCGCAGTTCTTTGGCTTCTGTACCTTCTTTATCGCTGCCGTTGCCGTGACCCACCGTCACCCGTTCGACCAGCCGGAAGCTGAGCAGGAGCTGGCTGACGGTTACCACATCGAATATGCCGGGATGAAATGGGGCATGTTCTTCGTCGGCGAATACGTGGCCATCGTCACCGTGTCGGCGTTGCTGGTGACGCTGTTCTTCGGTGGCTGGCACGGCCCGTTCGGCCTTCTGCCGCAGATTCCGTTCTTCTGGTTCGCCCTGAAGACCTGCTTCTTCATCATGATCTTCATCCTGTTGCGCGCCTCGATTCCGCGCCCACGGTATGACCAGGTCATGGCCTTCAGCTGGAAGTTCTGCCTGCCGCTGACCCTGATCAACCTGCTGGTGACCGGCGCATTCGTGCTGGCCGCGGCCCAGTAA